In a genomic window of Gossypium arboreum isolate Shixiya-1 chromosome 9, ASM2569848v2, whole genome shotgun sequence:
- the LOC108456533 gene encoding mitochondrial import receptor subunit TOM20-like: MESSSELDRLHFFEQACKISEATYASNPLDADNLIRWAGALLELCQFQSIPDSQKMIQDAISKLEEALSINPKKHNALWCLGNAQTSFAFLTNKEDEAGPYFEKAAQYFQQLVDEDPSNEIYMKSLEISAKVGLSPYLQRQ, encoded by the exons ATGGAATCGTCGAGTGAGCTCGATAGGCTGCACTTTTTCGAGCAAGCTTGTAAAATTTCCGAAGCTACTTATGCTTCCAATCCTCTCGATGCCGAC AACTTAATAAGATGGGCTGGAGCTTTACTTGAGTTGTGTCAATTTCAAAGCATTCCAGATTCACAGAAAATGATTCAAG ATGCTATTTCGAAGCTAGAGGAGGCTCTGTCGATTAACCCTAAGAAGCATAATGCTTTATGGTGTTTGGGAAATGCTCAGACTTCTTTTGCATTTTTGACTAACAAGGAAGATGAGGCCGGGCCTTACTTCGAAAAGGCAGCTCAATATTTCCAGCAATTAGTTGATGAG GATCCCAGCAATGAAATTTACATGAAATCTTTGGAAATATCTGCTAAGGTAGGTCTCTCTCCATACTTG CAAAGGCAGTAG